Genomic DNA from Hordeum vulgare subsp. vulgare chromosome 2H, MorexV3_pseudomolecules_assembly, whole genome shotgun sequence:
ctggtatttttggttgtgcaaaccaaaatcacatagtcaCATAGTGACGGAGCCTCGGGCACCGGCTCCCTGGACCACTCTGACCATCGGTAGTGCGACGGAGCGTTGGTGGACGCCCTGGTTGTGCGTGACCCCGATACAACGACTCACCTTGCCATCGCTCTTGCTTAAGTCACTTGAGGGCGGATGCCGTCGACCGCGGCTCCTCCACATGTCCAGCCCATGCTTCTCGGTGCCGCAGTTCTCAATCCCATCTATCGCTCGCATCTTAGATGGCCCTATTACCGGCTATTCAGCTAGGCGATTGCTCGTGAGGTTGGTGTTAATTTTCACTAAAGGAATCAATAGGGTGACAACTTGTGAGGTTGGTGTTAATTTTCACTAAAGGAATCAATAGCGTGACAACTTATTTTTCTGAGCGTACACTGTTGTTTCTTATTTGTGTGGTCTCTATCACGCAGATGTTTTATGCCATGGTAGGTGTTTATGGTTGTAATGTTATGCCATTGATAGGATAAGAAAAGCGACTGTTGATTGAGAAAACAGAGAGACAACTTACATATAATATAACAATTTAGAATTTATTTTTGGGACAAAATTATGTCATGGTTTATATACATGCATCAATTCTTCAAGTAGCTCGCTACTTGATTGAGGTATGAGAATAACAACTGCAGATAGAGTCATTAATCTTGCTTCTTTGCTAGAGGAATAAATTCATTATGGGTTGTGTTGTCTTAGGTAAATTGATAGTACTACCTATTGTAGGAAAATTACAGATGCAGTATGAGGGGAGTGGTGAAGCCGGAGGGGCTAAGGTGCCCTCAACATGGGTGCTCAATGGCGCTTTATAGAGCAGGAGGAATATCTCCTGGTGGAGCTTGGCACAAGCGAGACACTCGGATGTAACTTCAGTACAGCAGTgcattgttttttttgtaatttgttTTGGGTTGCAGGAGCTTCAAGACAACAAGATGCAGCAGGCTTCATGGTCAGTAGTACATTGATATTTGTTTTGTGCTCCAGGAGCTTCTAGACAAACGGGCAACACACTTCAAGGCAACAATTTTTTCTATGATTACAACTCTGGAATAATTTGGCCCCTTATTTCTAATACCTTTGTGAAAGAAGAGTAATTGTTTAATATGGTCTATGAGTGTTGGCAAATTTGATTGCAGGCTTGCAGCAGGGACTGACAAAGTTAGTGCAGTCCTCACCATTTCATATATATTTCAGGGTAAAATTAGACATCAAGAACATGACCAGGCTGGAGCTTCATGCAACATTGGATGTGAGAAGGTATGGTATAGAACCACTGCTGCATCCACTCCGCCCCGCCGCTCTGCACTGTCCTCGATGACCATTGTCTTACTGTTAACTTTCAGGTACAGTTTCAGTACAATATCTTTCATGATAAGTGCACCATATTTTGTAAAGGAATGAAGACGGTTTATTTGTAAGTTTAGTTTCCTCTTACTTGTTGTTTCAATTCTTAGTTTACGAAATCTCTCGTTACTTTCTTTACAGTTTGAGAAattagttcatctcatctgtgc
This window encodes:
- the LOC123429404 gene encoding uncharacterized protein LOC123429404; the protein is MGAQWRFIEQEEYLLVELGTSETLGCNFSTAVHCFFCNLFWVAGASRQQDAAGFMGKIRHQEHDQAGASCNIGCEKVQFQYNIFHDKCTIFCKGMKTVYFNVYRSAGAMERSYHTTVSLCCWCK